One Trichormus variabilis 0441 genomic window, GTTTCTGAATCTAAAACCCCATCAATAGGCCCAGAATAACAATAATAATTCCTTAACAGCCTTTGTAATTCTTTGACTACCTCTCCTGTATCACCTTGTTTGAGTGTTGGTTGATTCTCAGGCGCTTTACTGTTAGTTATATCAGTCATAGTTGTCATGCTTAGTACTCCATATTGAGCGATTTGTATACTAAAAAGTTAAATTTATAAGCTCAATTAAAAGTTCACTCAATCTGAGTGATTTTTAACTACCCCAGTAGTTAACCCAGTAGTAGGATGGCAAAATATAGTAATCCGTTCTGGTTTCTGAATTGACCCACTTGGGATAAGAATAGAGCAAAATGATTTTTGATGGGTAAGGAGCTTATTTAAAAATCAAACATTAGTCCTACATTTGACCAGGAGAATCATAATTTAGCTGTAATTGTTTTAACAGGTAAAGGCTACAAAGAAAAGATGATAAATGAAAAAATTTTGCGTATAATTCGATGCAAGTATTGATCTGGCAGAGAATATGGATATGTAGAGTAGTAACGCAAATAATTACATAAAAGCTGATTAAGATGAACCTGCAATTTATCATTGCTGGATGATGCGGTTCTAGAAGCGATACCCCGCAAGATTTTTAGGCATTCTAGAAGTGTGACCCTCAGTAAATTTAACTCAACATACTTCACTACAAGGCTTACTAGTACAAGTCACTTACCGGGTCGTTAGAATGTCAATAAGAATGAAAACTTGATACAGTCGGCATTAAAGAAATTGAAATTAATTTGCAGTTTGCATGGTTATTAAATAATTGAGCCGATATCTTATCAGATTGTTGCCAATAAATAATTGGGGAAATTGGCTGAACCAAGGCAACAGTAGTTGACTGTTGACTATGGACTAATGACTATGGACTAATAACTAATAACTAATAATATGACTAATAATATGACTACTCTCCAAGTTGCTTCTTCCCTGAATGACATCGCTCAACAAACTCGCCAAGCCGCAAGTTTACTGGCGATGCTGTCTACCGAGGCAAAAAATCAAGCGATCGCTGCTGTCGCGCAAGCTTTAGAATCTGCAAAGGAGGAAATCTTACAGGCAAATATTGCGGATTGTGAAGCGGCTACGGCTGAAGGTATAGCCAAACCACTATACAAGCGGTTGCAGTTGGATGAACATAAATTAAGAGATGCGATCGCTGGGGTGCGAGATGTTGGTAAACTAGCAGATCCTATCGGACAAGTACAAATTCAGCGTGAACTGGATACCGGTTTAGTTCTCAAGCGCATAACTTGTCCATTGGGAGTGTTGGGGATTATTTTTGAAGCCCGTCCAGAAGCAGCCATTCAAATTATCTCCTTAGCTATCAAGTCGGGTAATGGCGTAATTCTCAAATGTGGGAAGGAAGCTGTACGTTCTTGCGAAGCCATAGTCAAAGCTGTGAAACAAGGGTTATCAACAACAGATGTCAATCCTGATGTAGTACAGTTACTCACCACTAGAGAAGAAACCTTAGAACTTTTACGCCTAGATAAATATGTAGATTTAATTATTCCCAGAGGTTCTAACTCTTTTGTGCGGTTTGTTCAAGAAAATACTCGCATTCCCGTACTTGGTCACGCCGATGGCATTTGCCATGTATATATAGATAAGTCCGCAGATATAGAGAAAGCAATTGCTGTGAGCGTCGATGCAAAGGTGCAGTATCCGGCTGCTTGTAACGCCATTGAAACCTTACTCGTCCACCACTCAATTGCGGCGGAATTTTTACCAAAAGTAGCCCAAGCCTTAGCTGAACGTCAGGTGGAATTGAAAGGAGATGAACGGACTTTGCAGATATTACCTGAGATTGCGGCGGCCACAGCCATAGATTGGGAAACAGAATACAGCGATTTTATCTTGTCCATTAAGATTGTAGACTCATTAACAGAGGCGATCGCTCATATCAATCAATACGGTTCTCGTCATACTGATGCCATTATTACCGAAGATGTGGCAGCCGTTGAAACCTTCTTTGGCTTAGTCAATTCAGCCGGAGTTTTTCACAACTGTTCTACTCGCTTCGCTGACGGTTTCCGCTACGGCTTTGGTGCGGAAGTAGGTATTAGTACTCAACAAATGCCCCCCCGTGGCCCTGTGGGTTTAGAAGGACTGGTGACATATAAATATCAAATGACAGGTACAGGACATATTGTCGCCACTTACACAGGGGA contains:
- a CDS encoding glutamate-5-semialdehyde dehydrogenase, with the translated sequence MTTLQVASSLNDIAQQTRQAASLLAMLSTEAKNQAIAAVAQALESAKEEILQANIADCEAATAEGIAKPLYKRLQLDEHKLRDAIAGVRDVGKLADPIGQVQIQRELDTGLVLKRITCPLGVLGIIFEARPEAAIQIISLAIKSGNGVILKCGKEAVRSCEAIVKAVKQGLSTTDVNPDVVQLLTTREETLELLRLDKYVDLIIPRGSNSFVRFVQENTRIPVLGHADGICHVYIDKSADIEKAIAVSVDAKVQYPAACNAIETLLVHHSIAAEFLPKVAQALAERQVELKGDERTLQILPEIAAATAIDWETEYSDFILSIKIVDSLTEAIAHINQYGSRHTDAIITEDVAAVETFFGLVNSAGVFHNCSTRFADGFRYGFGAEVGISTQQMPPRGPVGLEGLVTYKYQMTGTGHIVATYTGENAKPFTHQDF